The following are encoded in a window of Panicum virgatum strain AP13 chromosome 5N, P.virgatum_v5, whole genome shotgun sequence genomic DNA:
- the LOC120672898 gene encoding probable hexosyltransferase MUCI70, which translates to MPSSTIRSISITVSDEDGAAAAPTRRPRAGRRKAAARGLGQRAARLLARWWPVLLLLPAVALLLFEASRLRGSPPAPAAHASSLGRLEPTTRLVRGVREPCLKLLSPKSLANLVFPEGTKHDFVVKRTKYKSDDDDYDTFHSEANSTYLLQHAEATRFNLFTGFQTLAEREDSFKVNETVNVHCGFYSDNGGFKISEEDKRYMRTCKVVVSTCAFGGGDDLYQPIGMANSSFDRVCYAAFWDEVTLSTQEAEGKVIGDNGMIGRWRIIVVKSLPFVDQQLNGKIPKMLTHRLFPEARYSIWVDSKYQFRRDPIAVLEALLWRTNSTFAISEHGARSNIYDEGKAIVQKHKATPEEVEVQLTQYRQDGMLGVKRLYGLKALAEASIIVRELTPAPNHFMCAWFNEVVRFTSRDQLSFPYVLWRINMPGMSMFPVCSRRDLVNSLGHTRKVKPLTQTNPESSAS; encoded by the exons ATGCCGTCGTCGACGATCCGAAGCATCTCCATCACCGTCTCCGACGAagacggtgcggcggcggcgccgacgcggAGACCCCGAGCCGGCAGGCGGaaggccgcggcgcgcggcttGGGGCAGCGGGCAGCGCGGCTGCTTGCGCGGTGGTGGcccgtcctcctgctgctcccggCCGTCGCGCTGCTCCTCTTCGAGGCCTCGCGGCTGCGCGGCTCGCCCCCGGcccccgccgcgcacgcctccAGCCTCGGACGGCTCGAACCGACCACGCGCCTCGTCCGTGGCGTGCGCGAGC CTTGCTTGAAGCTCCTTAGTCCCAAAAGTTTGGCAAATTTGGTCTTTCCCGAAGGCACAAAACATGACTTCGTGGTTAAGAGGACCAAATACAAATCTGATGATGATGACTACGACACATTCCACTCTGAGGCGAACTCTACTTATTTACTACAGCATGCGGAAGCGACAAGGTTTAATTTGTTTACAGGATTTCAGACACTTGCTGAAAGAGAAGATAGCTTCAAG GTGAATGAGACTGTTAATGTGCATTGTGGTTTCTACAGCGACAATGGTGGCTTCAAAATTTCTGAAGAGGATAAAAGATACATGAGAACCTGTAAAGTTGTTGTGTCTACCTGCGCATTTGGTGGTGGCGATGATCTATATCAACCTATTGGAATGGCCAATTCTTCTTTTGACAGG GTTTGCTACGCAGCCTTTTGGGATGAGGTGACACTATCAACTCAGGAAGCTGAGGGAAAGGTAATTGGTGACAATGGCATGATAGGAAGGTGGCGTATCATTGTTGTCAAGAGCCTCCCTTTTGTGGATCAACAATTAAATGGGAAGATCCCAAAG ATGTTGACTCATCGCCTTttcccggaggcaaggtactcTATATGGGTGGACTCAAAATACCAATTTCGAAGGGATCCGATAGCAGTGCTTGAAGCTCTTCTTTGGAGGACAAATTCTACCTTTGCTATCTCTGAACATGGAGCGCGGAGTAACATTTATGATGAGGGGAAAGCTATTGTTCAAAAGCACAAGGctactcctgaagaagtagaggtGCAATTGACCCAATATCGGCAAGATGGTATGCTGGGCGTAAAAAGATTATATGGATTGAAAG CTCTAGCTGAAGCCTCTATTATTGTGAGGGAGCTCACACCTGCACCTAACCATTTCATGTGTGCTTGGTTCAATGAAGTGGTTCGCTTCACATCTCGGGATCAGCTCAGTTTCCCATATGTTCTGTGGAGAATAAACATGCCTGGAATGAGCATGTTTCCTGTATGCTCTCGCAGGGACCTTGTGAACAGTTTGGGTCACACAAGGAAAGTAAAACCTCTTACACAGACTAATCCAGAGTCTTCTGCCTCTTGA